GGGGCGCGGCCGTCCCGGGCGGCGGCCTCGCCCTCGGCGACGAGCAGGCCGGGTTCGCTGGTGCGCCGCACGCGCAGGTTCAGGCTGCCGCCCCCGGCGAGTTCCACGTCCGCGCGGGCGGCGCCGCCGGTCGCGGCGAGCCGCACGAGGTCCCGCACGGGATCGCTGGGCACGTCCGCGAAACACGCCCAGGACCACAGGGGCGCGCCGGTCACGACCGGGGCCCCGGCGGGCAGCAGGCTCAGGAAGCCCTGGCTGGCCTGCAGCACCGCGCCGGACTCCGAGAGCAGCGCGGCGGGCGTGTCGGTGTCCAGCAGCGCGGAGACGCGCGCGGCGCGTTCGTACTCGCCCGTGACGTCCTGCAGGGTCAGCATGACCCCGGCGGCGGACGCCCCGAAGTACGGTCTCGCCTCGCCGCGCACCCACGCGGCGTGCCCGGCGTGCGTGATCTGCTCGTCCGGGAGACGCACCGAGCGCCCCGCACCCGCCTGCACGAGCGCCTGCACGAGCGCCGGGCGGTCCCGGAACACGTCCTGCACGGGGCGGCCGGTCACGTCCGGTTCGGCCAGGGCGAACAGTTCCAGGAACGGGCGGCTGACCTTGCGGAACACCAGGTCGCCGGTCAGCCACGCGGTCGCCACGGGCAGCTGCGTGATGAGCACTTCCGTCTCGCGGTGCACGCCGTCGGCGCGGGCGGCGGCGAGCAGCATGGTCAGGACCTGCACGGCGGCGTCGGGCGGCGGGCCGTCCTCCTGCCACAGCAGGCCCAGCAGCGCGCCGTCACGCGTGAGCCAGGTCATCTCGCCGCGTTCGAACCACTCGTCGGGCGGTACGAGGTCCAGTCCGGCCCGTTCGGGGGGGTGTCGGCGCGGACGCGCAGCACCTCGTCGCCCAGCGAGGCGAGGAGGGTGGCGCGGGGCGTGTGGACGCGCATCAGGTCACTCAGGGCCGCCTGCACGGCGGTGAAGGCTGCGGGAGTCACGATGGGGTACCTCTGACCAGCGGAGTGGGGGCGGGGGTGAGGCGCATACGCCGGGAATCCTGACACCTGGACTCTTACCGCCATCATTCACCATTTGTGACGGACGTGAGGTTCTTCCTGACCACCCCCCCGGTCGCCCCCCCGGCGGTAACCTGTGACGCATGAAGCTCAAGCTTTCCACTCTGGTCGCCCAGGCGCGCGGCGGGCGCGTGATCCGCACGCCGTTCCTGGACGGCGACGACATCGACCGCCGCCTGCTGAACGACCCCGAAGTCCGCCACAAGCTCGCCGGGGGCTTCCCGGACGCGCGCCGCGTGGTCCTGACGCTGCACCCCGAGCACATCCCCGAGGTGGACGGCGGCGTGACCGTGTACCGCGTGACCCCGCACGAGGGCGGCCCCGCGTGGGACGCGCAGGACTTCGCGGTGCAGCTCAGGCGCCTGGGCCTGGACGAAGACGGCCTGGGTGACCTGCGCGAGGACCGCGGCAGCTTCCTGATCGCCGCGACCGGCAAGGCCGCGCAGCAGGTCGCCGACCTGACCAGCCTGGGCGGCCGCGACGTGGACGTGGAACCGGTCGGCGAGAGCGCCGGGAAGGGCAGCAAGCTGCGCGAGGTCGTGGTGCCCAGCATGCGCGTGGACGTCGTGGGCGCCAAGGGCTTCGGCGTGAGCCGCGCGTACTTCCAGCAGGGCATCGACGGCGGCAAGGTCCGCCTGAACGGCCAGCCCGCCCGGGCCAGCAGCGAGATCCGCGAGGGCGACAGCCTCGCCGCCGACGGCCTGGGCCGCATCGACTTCAAACGCGTGGTGAACGAGACGCGGCGCGGCAACTACAAGGTCGAACTCGACGTCCACCGATGAGCCGGAATCCGTTCCTTCTCGCGTCCGCCCGGGTTGCAGGGCAGACCTCACCCCTTCGACCGGAATCGGCATGATCGACCTGCTGTCCCGCAATCCCAGCCTGGACCCGGAGGCCCTGACGGCCGAACTGGCCCCCACACCCCGCTACCAGGGCGTGCGCTTCGCCACGTACCACCCGAACGCGGCCTACCCCAGCCAGGAGGAGGCGCGCGTGGCCACGCAGGCGTTCCTGAAGGGCGCGCAGGTGCGGCCCGGGGGCTTCCGCCTGTTCCGCCGCGCCAAGCCCGAGGGGCGCGGCCTGTACCTCGACGGGGGGTTCGGGGTGGGCAAGACGCACCTGCTGGCCAGCGCGTGGCACGACGCGCCGGGCCGCGCGGCCCTGATGAGCTTCCAGGACCTGATGTACATCATCGGGGCGCTGGGAATGACCCGCGCCGTGGACGCGTTCCGCGGGCACGACCTGCTCCTGATCGACGAGTTCGAACTGGACGACCCGGGCAACACGCACATGGCGAACACGTTCCTGGGTCAGCTGATGCCCGGCGGGACCAGCGTGATCGCCACGAGCAACACCGAACCCGGCGCGCTGGGGCAGGGGCGCTTCAACGCCAGTGACTTCCAGCGGCAGATCCAGGCGATCGCCAGCCGCTTCGAGACGCACCGCATCGACGGGCCGGACTACCGGCAGCGCGGCGTGCGCCCCGAGGACGTCCTGACCCCAGGCGAGTTCACCGAGTGGGAGGCCCGGCAGCAGGGGGCCACGCTGGCCCGCCTGAACCACCGGGAACTGAGCCGTCACCTGCTGCAGGTGCACCCCAGCCGCTTCAGCCGCCTGCTGCAGGGCGTCAGCGCCGTCGCCGTGACGGACCTGACGCCCATGCCGGACCAGAACGTCGCGCTGCGGTTCGTGCACTTCATCGACAAGCTGTACGACCTGGGCCTGCACGCCGCGTTCACCGGCACGAACCTCAGTCATCTGTTCAGTGACACGTACCGGCACGGCGCGTACGCGAAGAAGTACAGCCGCTGCCTGTCCCGCCTGTCCGAACTGCTGAAAGAAGCCCGGCAGGACCGGTAAGAGGTGGAGGGCCGAAGACTCTGAACAGCTGTTCCCCCCGCGGTCACGCGCGCACCTAACGCCCGTTTGGGTAGCATGCGCGCATGACGAAAGCGGGCGTGGAGTTACAGGAACTGATCGCGGCAATGGAGCAGCGCCGCACGCGGGTCGAGCAGGGCGGCGGCCCCGAACGCCTGAAGAAACAGAAGGCCGGAGGCAAACTCACCGCCCGCGAGCGCATCGAGGCGCTGCTCGACCCCGGCAGCTTCCTGGAGATGGGCACCTTCGTCGAGCACCGCGGCGGCCGCCTGATGCAGGGCGTGGACGCCCCCGGCGAGGGCGTCGTCACCGGGCGCGGCACCATCGACGGGCGGCAGGTGTTCGTGTTCAGCCAGGACTTCACGGTGCTGGGCGGCTCTCTGGGCAAGATGAACGCCGCGAAGATCACGAAGATCATGGACATGGCCGCCAAAACGGGCTGCCCGGTGATCGGCCTGAACGACAGCGCCGGGGCGCGCATCCAGGAAGGCGTGGACTCTCTGAGCGGCTACGGGGAGATCTTCTACCGGAACGCGATCTACTCGGGCGCGGTGCCGCAGATCAGCGCGATCCTGGGCCCCTGCGCGGGCGGCGCGGTGTACTCCCCGGCACTGACGGACTTCATCCTCATGAGCGAGGGCAGCAGCTACATGTTCATCACCGGTCCCGAGGTCATCAAGTCCGTGACGCGCGAGGACGTGACCTTCGACCAGCTGGGCGGCGCGGACGTCCACACCCGCAGGAGCGGCGTCGCGCACCTCGCGTACGACGGGGACGAGGCGGTGCTGGCGGGCATCCGTGACCTGCTGGGGTACCTGCCGCAGAACGCGCACGAGAAGGCCCCCGCGCACCCCACCCAGGACCCCGCCACCCGCACGAACGAGCGGCTGCTGGACATCGTCGTGCCCGACCAGCGCAAACCGTACGCCATGCACGACGTGATCCACGAACTCGTGGACGACGGCACCTTCCTGGAAATCCAGCCGAACTGGGCGAAGAACATCGTCGTGGGCTTCGCCCGCCTGAACGGCGAATCGGTCGGCATCGTGGCGAACAACCCGCGCGTCATGGCCGGCACGCTGAACATCGACGCGTCCGACAAGGCCGCGCGGTTCATCCGCACCTGCGACTGCTACAACATCCCCATCCTGACGCTGGTGGACGTCACGGGCTTCCTGCCGGGCGTCGCGCAGGAACACGCCGGGATCATCCGCCACGGCGCGAAGATGCTCTACGCGTACGCCGAGGCGACCGTCCCCAAGGTCACCCTGATCACCCGCAAGAGCTACGGCGGCGCGTACCTCGCCATGAACAGCCGCGACATGGGCGCCGACGTCGTGTACGCCTGGCCGACCGCCGCCGTCGCCGTCATGGGCGCCGAGGGCGCCGCGAACATCGTCTACCGCCGCGACATTCAAAGCAGCGACAACCCCGACGCGACCCGCGCGCAGAAGATCGCCGAGTACAAGGACGCCTTCGACAACCCCTACGTCGCCGCCAGCAAGGGCTACATCGACGACGTGATCCCCATGGAGGACACCCGCCGCGTCCTGATCCAGACCTTCGAGATGCTCCGCGACAAGGAAGAGGCCCGGCCCTACAAGAAGCACGGCAACATTCCGCTGTAAACGGGCAGTGGGGAGTGGGAAGTAGGGAGTGGGTCGGGGCCAGCGTCCCATCCATTTCCCACTTCCCACTTCCTACTTTCCATTACCGTCCCGGCGTCCCGGCGCGCCTAGACTGCCTTCATGACTGAGAAGCCGTTCGTGAAGCCGTCGGATGCGGAGCTGCGGGAGCGGCTGACGCCCATGCAGTACAGCGTGACCCAGCACGAGGGCACCGAGCGGGCGTTCACCGGGGAGTACTGGGATCACACGGAAGAGGGCATCTACGTGGACGTGGTGAGTGGCGAGCCGCTGTTCTCCAGCCTGGACAAGTACGACGCGGGGTGCGGCTGGCCGAGCTTCACCCGGCCGATTCCCAACGTGGCGTTGACGGAGAACACCGATTACAAGATCGGGTACGCGCGCACCGAGGTCCGGTCGGCGGGGGCGGATTCGCACCTGGGGCACGTGTTCCCGGATGGCCCGCGCGAGCACGGGGGGCTGCGGTACTGCATCAACTCGGCGGCGCTGCGGTTCGTGCCGGTGTCGGAACTGGAGGCGCAGGGGTACGGGGAGTTCCGGGCGCTGTTCGGGTGAACGGCAAGGATTGAGGGGAAGGCTGCAACTGGCCTCCCCCTCCCCTGTGCTGATCGTCAGCGGGCGCCGAAGTCCTGCACCCAGTAGTGCTTGTAGGTGCTGGTGGTGGTGTACGCGTACCCGACGCCGAGTTCCTTGAAGGCGGGGTTCATGATGTTGCGGCAGTGCCCCTCGCTTTTCAGCCAGCCGTCCACGACGGCCTGGGGGGTGGTCTGCCCGGCGGCGATGTTCTCGCCGATGGTGCGGTACGGGGTGTACCCGGCGTTCGTGATGCGCTGCGAGAAGGTCCGGCCGTCCTTGCTGGTGTGGCTGAAGTAGTTCTGGGTGGCCATGTCGGTCGCGTGGCCCTGCGCGGCCTGCGCGAGCGCCGCGTTCCAGGTGAGGGCGGGGGCGGCGGCGTAGCTGGTGGCGCCGCAGCTGCGGGGCACGGCGCGCGCGGCGTTCGTGAGGTCCAGGACCTGCTGCGCGAAGGCGCTGGGCGTGGTGGGGGCCGGGGCGGGCGCGGGGGCGCTGGCGGCGGTGACGGTCACGGGGAAGTCGATGAACGACGCCGTGTTCGTGGCGAGTGCCGCGCGGATGGTGGCGCTGCCTGCCGAGACGGCCGTGACGAGGCCGGTCTGGGTGACGGTCGCGACGGCGGCGTTGCTGGTGGTCCATTTCAGCTGGCCGGGCTGGGCCGGCTGGCCGTTCACAGTGACCTTCAGTTGCAGGGTCTGCCCGGTGGTCAGGGCGACGGGGCTGGCGACAGCCTGCGCGGCCAGGACGGTGGTGCCGGGCTGGGTCGCGCCGGGCTGGGTGGTGCTGGGCGCGTCCGCGCTGGGGGTGCCGGTTCCGGGGGTGCTGGTGCTGCCGCAGGCGGCGAGGGTGAGGGCGAGCAGCGCGGCGGCGCTGCCCCGCAGGAATGCGGTGGGCATGCGGTCATTAAAGCCGGTTCAAGACCGCATGAACATGAGAGTTTTTTGATGTCTTCTCACGTCGGTCCGGGTGTCGTCCCTGCCGGAAGAAACCTCCTGTCGTGGAGGAATCCGACTGTGTTTCTCTCACACTTGTCGCGCGGATGGTGGCTCATGAGGAGAGAAATCTCACAGTTGCAGCAGGGTGTAGTGAACAACCTCACCTGCGGACCCGACCACCGGCTCATGCTCCTGCCTAGACATGATCAGGGACGGAGCAAGCGCCGCCGCCGCCCGCAGCAGAGCCACCTCCACCCCCGCGTCCGCCGCGCCCCACAGGTGCGCCGCCCCCCCACCCACACGCGCCTGCCACAACAACGCGCCGACCACCTCGCCGTCCCGGTACGCACTCAGCGGCACGAAATCCCGGTCCCCCTCCAGCCGCGCCGCGAACTGCCGCGCCAGCCCCTCACCCCAGCCCGGCGTGCCATGCGTGCGCGTCAGGGCCTCCGCCCACGGACGCAGGTGCAGGCGCGACACCTGCTCGACCACCACGCCCTCCCCTGCCGACGACGCAGGCTCGGCGTGACCCACGCGCACGCGGGCCACCTCCCGCCCCGGCAGGCCCACCAGCGGCCCCACCGTCGCCACCAGCGGCGGCACGCCCTGCCCCTCATGCCAGTCGAGCACCGCCGCGATGTCCACCCCGCGCACATCCGCCGGGAGGAACGTCGCGTTCAGCGCCAGCACGTTCACGCCCGGCGTCAGCAGCGTCACCGCGCCCCCCTGCTCGCGCTGCACGGCGGACAGCGGCGCGTGGAACTCCAGCAGGTCACTCAGCGTGGGGGGCAGCATCCGCCCAGCGTACCGCCCGCCCCGCGCGGCATAGTGGGCCGCACATGCTCAGCGCCACCACCGACCGTTTCTTCGGGTACTACCCCGGCACCGTCGCCCTGATCACCGCCGCGCACGCCGGGCAGCGCAACGTCATGGCCGCCGGGTGGCACACCGCCCTGAGCGCCGACCCGCCCCTCTACGGTGTCGCCATCGGACGTGAACGCGCCACGCACGCCCTGATCCGCGCGGGCGGCACCTTCGGCGTGAACTTCCTGCCGCTGCCCCTGGCGGACGCCGTGCAGGGCGCGGGCCTGCACAGCCTGCACGGCGGCGTGGACAAACACGCCCTGCTGAACCTGGGCACCCTGCCCGGGCAGCCGCTCGCGCTGAGCGGCGCGTACCTGCACTACACCTGCCGCGTCACCGCCGTCACCCCAACCGGCGACCACGACCTGTTCGTGGGTCACGTCGAGCAGGTTCACTTCGACCCGGACGCCTACGACGACGCGGGCCTGCTCATCGCGCCGCCCGCCATCTACCTGGGCCGCAGCACCTACACCACCACCGCACTCGAACGCGCGGAACATGGCCGCTGAACCCAGCCCGCTGGCCCTGTGGAACACGCGGGGCGAGGTGTGGCGCACCCCGGCGGGTGACCTGCCGACCCTGAACGTGCCGGACGCAGCGGCCCTGCCGGACGTGCTGCGCGCGGACCTGCCGCCCGGCGCGTGGCTGCTGCACGACGGCGGGCTGGGGTTCGGGCGGCGCGGGCCGCTGCACGTCCGCCTGACCGGCGGGCCGGAGGTCACGTGGCCCGGCGACTGGAGCACGCACCTCCCGGACGTCCTGCCCGGCGCGCGGCCCTGGCAGCGGCCCGACTGGCCGGAGGTCGCGACGGCCAGCGTGGACGCCCGACTGGGTGCCCTGGGCCTGACCCGAGCAGGACCGGTGAACCCCGGTTTCAGTCACGACCTGATGGGCATCCACCGCGTGCCGCTGGGGGACGGCCGCCGGGCGTGGCTGAAGGTCAGCGTGGACGGCCGCGAGGCGGCCCTGACCGCGCACCTCGCCGCGCGGCATCCGGAGCTGCTGCCGCCCGTCCTGCACGCCGATCCGCAGAACGCGACGCTGCTGACCCTGGACGGCGGCGCGCTGCTCGACGGGGTGCCCGACGCTGCCGCCTGGGATGAGGCTCTGACTCGACTGGCCGCCTTTCAGCGTGCGGCGAACGCCCCGGCCCTGGCCGACCTGGGCGCGCCCACCCTGACGGTGCCGGACATGGCGGCGCGGGTGGACGCCCTGCTGGCCGACCCCGCCCCCCTGCGCGCCTGGGGCCTTTCCCCGGACGAGGTGACGGCGCTGCGCGACCTGCGCCCAGCCGTGGCGGCCGTATTCCGTGACCTGCACGTGCACGGTCTGCCCAGCCTTCCCGCGCACGGGGACGCGCACCCCCGCAACGCCCTGCACGGCCCGGAGCGGGGCAGCGTCTGGTTCGATTGGAGCGAGGTCGCCCTGGCGCACCCGTTCATGGACGCCGGGTGGTTCCTGGGGTTCACCCTGCACCCCGCCCGCGCCGCGCTGCCCGTGCGCTCGGGCACGCCGGACCTACCCGAACGGCTGGCCGGAGCGTACCTGCGCGCCCTGGGCGCCGGGGACGCGGCAGGGCTGCTGTGGCGGTCGCTGCCGCTGGCGCACCTGCACCGCGCCGTGCTGTTCGACGCGGCGTACTGCGACTGGGTGGGCACCGTGCCGGGCATCCGCCCGAACTTCACGCCGTTCTCGCTGCGGCAGGCGTTACGGGAGGCTGTCAGGCTGTAACCCGTAGATCTCCAGGAAGCGCCGGGTGCGGGCGTCCAGGGTGGGCAGCGGCGCGACCTCGCCGCATACCCAGTCCGGCTGGTAGCCCCGGCATACAGGGGGCCGGGTGGCGTAGATGGCGCACAGGTGCCCGCAGCCCTGGTCGGGGCCGAGGTTCACGCAGGGCACGCCGAGGGGTTTGTTCAGCGCGTGGATGTCCGGCGCGGCGCAGCACGCCCCGCACGCCGTGCAGTCGGTCGTGACGGGACTGCGCGGCGCGTACTCGGGTGGATGCACGAAGCGGGCCTGCTCGTCGGTGGTCAGGTGGAGCGGCCCGCGCGGGATCATGTCAGGTCGGCCAGCGCGGCGAGCAGCGCGTCGTTCTCGGCGGGCGTGCCGATGGCGACGCGCAGGCAGCCGGTCAGTCCGGGGAGGCTGTCCTGGCGGCGCACGACAATGCCGCGTTCCAGCAGGTGGGTGTACGCGGCGGCGGCGTCGGGGGTGCGCAGCAGGAAGAAGTTCGCCTGACTGGGCAGCGCCTGGCAGGTGGGGTGGCCCGCGAGGGCCGCGAGGACGCGGTCGCGCTCGCGGATGCCCTCCTGCACGCGTTCCTGCACGTAGCCGGGTTGTTCCAGGGCGACTTCCAGCGCGGCCTGCGCGAGGGTGCTGACGTTGAAGGCGGG
This region of Deinococcus sp. JMULE3 genomic DNA includes:
- a CDS encoding S4 domain-containing protein — its product is MKLKLSTLVAQARGGRVIRTPFLDGDDIDRRLLNDPEVRHKLAGGFPDARRVVLTLHPEHIPEVDGGVTVYRVTPHEGGPAWDAQDFAVQLRRLGLDEDGLGDLREDRGSFLIAATGKAAQQVADLTSLGGRDVDVEPVGESAGKGSKLREVVVPSMRVDVVGAKGFGVSRAYFQQGIDGGKVRLNGQPARASSEIREGDSLAADGLGRIDFKRVVNETRRGNYKVELDVHR
- the zapE gene encoding cell division protein ZapE, encoding MIDLLSRNPSLDPEALTAELAPTPRYQGVRFATYHPNAAYPSQEEARVATQAFLKGAQVRPGGFRLFRRAKPEGRGLYLDGGFGVGKTHLLASAWHDAPGRAALMSFQDLMYIIGALGMTRAVDAFRGHDLLLIDEFELDDPGNTHMANTFLGQLMPGGTSVIATSNTEPGALGQGRFNASDFQRQIQAIASRFETHRIDGPDYRQRGVRPEDVLTPGEFTEWEARQQGATLARLNHRELSRHLLQVHPSRFSRLLQGVSAVAVTDLTPMPDQNVALRFVHFIDKLYDLGLHAAFTGTNLSHLFSDTYRHGAYAKKYSRCLSRLSELLKEARQDR
- a CDS encoding acyl-CoA carboxylase subunit beta, with the translated sequence MTKAGVELQELIAAMEQRRTRVEQGGGPERLKKQKAGGKLTARERIEALLDPGSFLEMGTFVEHRGGRLMQGVDAPGEGVVTGRGTIDGRQVFVFSQDFTVLGGSLGKMNAAKITKIMDMAAKTGCPVIGLNDSAGARIQEGVDSLSGYGEIFYRNAIYSGAVPQISAILGPCAGGAVYSPALTDFILMSEGSSYMFITGPEVIKSVTREDVTFDQLGGADVHTRRSGVAHLAYDGDEAVLAGIRDLLGYLPQNAHEKAPAHPTQDPATRTNERLLDIVVPDQRKPYAMHDVIHELVDDGTFLEIQPNWAKNIVVGFARLNGESVGIVANNPRVMAGTLNIDASDKAARFIRTCDCYNIPILTLVDVTGFLPGVAQEHAGIIRHGAKMLYAYAEATVPKVTLITRKSYGGAYLAMNSRDMGADVVYAWPTAAVAVMGAEGAANIVYRRDIQSSDNPDATRAQKIAEYKDAFDNPYVAASKGYIDDVIPMEDTRRVLIQTFEMLRDKEEARPYKKHGNIPL
- the msrB gene encoding peptide-methionine (R)-S-oxide reductase MsrB, with product MTEKPFVKPSDAELRERLTPMQYSVTQHEGTERAFTGEYWDHTEEGIYVDVVSGEPLFSSLDKYDAGCGWPSFTRPIPNVALTENTDYKIGYARTEVRSAGADSHLGHVFPDGPREHGGLRYCINSAALRFVPVSELEAQGYGEFRALFG
- a CDS encoding CAP domain-containing protein; the encoded protein is MPTAFLRGSAAALLALTLAACGSTSTPGTGTPSADAPSTTQPGATQPGTTVLAAQAVASPVALTTGQTLQLKVTVNGQPAQPGQLKWTTSNAAVATVTQTGLVTAVSAGSATIRAALATNTASFIDFPVTVTAASAPAPAPAPTTPSAFAQQVLDLTNAARAVPRSCGATSYAAAPALTWNAALAQAAQGHATDMATQNYFSHTSKDGRTFSQRITNAGYTPYRTIGENIAAGQTTPQAVVDGWLKSEGHCRNIMNPAFKELGVGYAYTTTSTYKHYWVQDFGAR
- a CDS encoding flavin reductase family protein: MLSATTDRFFGYYPGTVALITAAHAGQRNVMAAGWHTALSADPPLYGVAIGRERATHALIRAGGTFGVNFLPLPLADAVQGAGLHSLHGGVDKHALLNLGTLPGQPLALSGAYLHYTCRVTAVTPTGDHDLFVGHVEQVHFDPDAYDDAGLLIAPPAIYLGRSTYTTTALERAEHGR
- a CDS encoding phosphotransferase, which encodes MAAEPSPLALWNTRGEVWRTPAGDLPTLNVPDAAALPDVLRADLPPGAWLLHDGGLGFGRRGPLHVRLTGGPEVTWPGDWSTHLPDVLPGARPWQRPDWPEVATASVDARLGALGLTRAGPVNPGFSHDLMGIHRVPLGDGRRAWLKVSVDGREAALTAHLAARHPELLPPVLHADPQNATLLTLDGGALLDGVPDAAAWDEALTRLAAFQRAANAPALADLGAPTLTVPDMAARVDALLADPAPLRAWGLSPDEVTALRDLRPAVAAVFRDLHVHGLPSLPAHGDAHPRNALHGPERGSVWFDWSEVALAHPFMDAGWFLGFTLHPARAALPVRSGTPDLPERLAGAYLRALGAGDAAGLLWRSLPLAHLHRAVLFDAAYCDWVGTVPGIRPNFTPFSLRQALREAVRL
- a CDS encoding YkgJ family cysteine cluster protein is translated as MIPRGPLHLTTDEQARFVHPPEYAPRSPVTTDCTACGACCAAPDIHALNKPLGVPCVNLGPDQGCGHLCAIYATRPPVCRGYQPDWVCGEVAPLPTLDARTRRFLEIYGLQPDSLP